One genomic segment of Pseudomonas chlororaphis subsp. aurantiaca includes these proteins:
- a CDS encoding ABC transporter ATP-binding protein, which translates to MAVASGAYKKALEGDQTPKQVLVKIDRVTKKFDETIAVDDVSLEIKKGEIFALLGGSGSGKSTLLRMLAGFERPTEGRIYLDGVDITDMPPYERPINMMFQSYALFPHMTVAQNIAFGLQQDKIPKAEIDARVAEMLKLVQMSQYAKRKPHQLSGGQRQRVALARSLAKRPKLLLLDEPMGALDKKLRSQMQLELVEIIERVGVTCVMVTHDQEEAMTMAERIAIMHLGWIAQIGSPIDIYETPTSRLVCEFIGNVNIFEGEVIDDAEGHATITCKDLDRNIYVGHGISTSVQDKSVTYAIRPEKLLVTPDMPTCEYNWSSGKVHDIAYLGGHSVFYVELPSGKLVQSFVANAERRGARPTWGDQVYVWWEDDSGVVLRS; encoded by the coding sequence ATGGCAGTTGCCTCCGGCGCCTACAAGAAAGCCCTCGAGGGCGACCAGACACCGAAGCAGGTGTTGGTCAAGATCGACCGGGTCACGAAGAAGTTCGACGAGACGATTGCCGTGGACGACGTGTCCCTGGAAATCAAGAAAGGCGAGATCTTCGCCCTGCTCGGCGGTTCTGGCTCGGGTAAGTCCACCTTGCTGCGCATGCTCGCGGGGTTCGAACGGCCCACGGAGGGGCGCATCTACCTGGACGGTGTGGACATCACCGACATGCCGCCCTACGAGCGGCCGATCAACATGATGTTCCAGTCCTACGCCTTGTTCCCGCACATGACCGTGGCGCAGAACATCGCCTTCGGCCTGCAGCAGGACAAGATTCCCAAGGCCGAGATCGACGCCCGCGTGGCCGAGATGCTCAAGCTGGTGCAGATGAGCCAGTACGCCAAGCGCAAGCCGCATCAACTCTCTGGCGGTCAGCGCCAGCGCGTGGCCCTGGCCCGCTCCCTGGCCAAGCGGCCGAAGCTGCTGTTGCTCGATGAGCCGATGGGCGCGCTGGATAAAAAGCTGCGCTCGCAGATGCAGCTGGAGCTGGTGGAGATCATCGAGCGTGTCGGAGTGACCTGCGTGATGGTGACCCACGACCAGGAAGAGGCCATGACCATGGCCGAGCGTATTGCGATCATGCACCTGGGCTGGATCGCCCAGATCGGCAGCCCGATCGACATCTACGAGACCCCGACCAGCCGCCTGGTCTGCGAATTCATCGGCAACGTCAACATCTTCGAAGGTGAAGTGATCGACGACGCCGAAGGCCACGCGACCATTACCTGCAAGGACCTGGATCGCAACATCTACGTGGGCCACGGCATCAGCACCTCGGTGCAGGACAAGTCGGTGACCTACGCCATCCGCCCGGAAAAACTCCTGGTGACCCCGGACATGCCGACCTGCGAATACAACTGGTCGAGCGGCAAGGTGCACGACATCGCCTACCTGGGCGGCCACTCGGTGTTCTACGTCGAGCTGCCGAGCGGCAAGCTGGTGCAGTCGTTCGTGGCCAACGCCGAGCGTCGCGGCGCGCGGCCGACCTGGGGCGACCAGGTGTACGTCTGGTGGGAAGACGACAGCGGCGTGGTACTGCGCTCATGA